One part of the Arabidopsis thaliana chromosome 1 sequence genome encodes these proteins:
- the PUP11 gene encoding purine permease 11 (purine permease 11 (PUP11); CONTAINS InterPro DOMAIN/s: Protein of unknown function DUF250 (InterPro:IPR004853); BEST Arabidopsis thaliana protein match is: Drug/metabolite transporter superfamily protein (TAIR:AT4G08700.1); Has 428 Blast hits to 419 proteins in 52 species: Archae - 0; Bacteria - 15; Metazoa - 14; Fungi - 21; Plants - 366; Viruses - 0; Other Eukaryotes - 12 (source: NCBI BLink).), with product MAKEPVRVLVTGAAGNQEPILVKEESVVGIPTPLLKLKSWQWWVLVSVNIFFLIGGQAASVLLGRFYYDEGGNSKWMATLVQTAAFPILYIPLLLLPSSASVESSESSCSLKYIVLIYVLLGVIIAGDNMLYSVGLLYLSASTYSLICATQLAFNAVFSYFINAQKFTALILNSVVLLSFSAALIALNDDADTPSGVSRSKYIVGFVCTLAASALYSLLLSLMQFSFEKILKRETFSVVLEMQIYTSLVATCVSVIGLFASGEWRTLHGEMEGYHKGQASYVLTLVWTAVTWQVCSVGVVGLIFLVTSLFSNVISTLSLAVTPLAALVVFRDKMSGVKIMAMLIAIWGFASYVYQNHIDDLKVRQARQQAQAGRVEPPC from the exons ATGGCGAAGGAACCAGTTCGTGTTCTTGTTACCGGAGCTGCAG GTAATCAAGAACCAATCTTGGTGAAAGAAGAGAGTGTGGTTGGTATACCAACACCACTCTTGAAGCTTAAAAGTTGGCAATGGTGGGTTCTTGTATCCGTTAACATCTTTTTCCTTATTGGTGGTCAAGCTGCTTCGGTTCTTCTTGGTAGGTTTTACTATGATGAAGGTGGAAACAGTAAATGGATGGCAACTCTTGTTCAAACGGCTGCTTTTCCTATACTCTATATCCCGCTTTTGCTACTTCCGTCTTCGGCTAGTGTAGAGTCTTCGGAGAGTTCGTGTTCACTCAAGTACATTGTTTTGATCTATGTTTTGCTCGGTGTGATCATTGCTGGAGATAATATGTTATACTCTGTTGGACTTTTGTACCTCTCTGCATCGACGTATTCGCTCATTTGCGCTACTCAGTTAGCTTTCAACGCGGTGTTCTCTTATTTCATCAATGCTCAGAAGTTCACTGCTTTGATTCTCAACTCCGTTGTTCTCTTGTCGTTCTCCGCTGCTTTGATAGCTCTCAATGATGATGCGGATACTCCTTCTGGTGTCTCCAGGTCTAAGTATATTGTTGGGTTTGTGTGTACACTTGCTGCGTCTGCTCTCTATTCTCTGTTGCTATCTCTTATGCAGTTCTCGTTCGAGAAGATTCTGAAGAGGGAGACGTTTTCTGTGGTTCTTGAAATGCAAATCTACACTTCTTTAGTGGCGACTTGTGTTTCGGTTATAGGGCTTTTTGCTAGCGGGGAATGGAGAACGCTGCATGGGGAAATGGAAGGTTATCATAAAGGGCAAGCCTCTTATGTACTGACCTTGGTCTGGACAGCAGTTACTTGGCAAGTGTGTTCTGTTGGAGTCGTGGGTTTGATATTTCTGGTGACGTCGCTCTTCTCAAACGTCATTAGTACGCTCTCTCTAGCTGTGACTCCACTAGCAGCTTTGGTTGTGTTCCGTGATAAAATGAGTGGTGTTAAGATTATGGCAATGCTGATCGCTATTTGGGGTTTCGCTTCTTATGTTTACCAGAATCATATTGATGACTTGAAAGTAAGACAAGCACGACAACAAGCTCAAGCCGGGCGGGTAGAACCGCCCTGTTGA
- the PUP11 gene encoding purine permease 11 (purine permease 11 (PUP11); CONTAINS InterPro DOMAIN/s: Protein of unknown function DUF250 (InterPro:IPR004853); BEST Arabidopsis thaliana protein match is: Drug/metabolite transporter superfamily protein (TAIR:AT4G08700.1); Has 35333 Blast hits to 34131 proteins in 2444 species: Archae - 798; Bacteria - 22429; Metazoa - 974; Fungi - 991; Plants - 531; Viruses - 0; Other Eukaryotes - 9610 (source: NCBI BLink).), which yields MATLVQTAAFPILYIPLLLLPSSASVESSESSCSLKYIVLIYVLLGVIIAGDNMLYSVGLLYLSASTYSLICATQLAFNAVFSYFINAQKFTALILNSVVLLSFSAALIALNDDADTPSGVSRSKYIVGFVCTLAASALYSLLLSLMQFSFEKILKRETFSVVLEMQIYTSLVATCVSVIGLFASGEWRTLHGEMEGYHKGQASYVLTLVWTAVTWQVCSVGVVGLIFLVTSLFSNVISTLSLAVTPLAALVVFRDKMSGVKIMAMLIAIWGFASYVYQNHIDDLKVRQARQQAQAGRVEPPC from the coding sequence ATGGCAACTCTTGTTCAAACGGCTGCTTTTCCTATACTCTATATCCCGCTTTTGCTACTTCCGTCTTCGGCTAGTGTAGAGTCTTCGGAGAGTTCGTGTTCACTCAAGTACATTGTTTTGATCTATGTTTTGCTCGGTGTGATCATTGCTGGAGATAATATGTTATACTCTGTTGGACTTTTGTACCTCTCTGCATCGACGTATTCGCTCATTTGCGCTACTCAGTTAGCTTTCAACGCGGTGTTCTCTTATTTCATCAATGCTCAGAAGTTCACTGCTTTGATTCTCAACTCCGTTGTTCTCTTGTCGTTCTCCGCTGCTTTGATAGCTCTCAATGATGATGCGGATACTCCTTCTGGTGTCTCCAGGTCTAAGTATATTGTTGGGTTTGTGTGTACACTTGCTGCGTCTGCTCTCTATTCTCTGTTGCTATCTCTTATGCAGTTCTCGTTCGAGAAGATTCTGAAGAGGGAGACGTTTTCTGTGGTTCTTGAAATGCAAATCTACACTTCTTTAGTGGCGACTTGTGTTTCGGTTATAGGGCTTTTTGCTAGCGGGGAATGGAGAACGCTGCATGGGGAAATGGAAGGTTATCATAAAGGGCAAGCCTCTTATGTACTGACCTTGGTCTGGACAGCAGTTACTTGGCAAGTGTGTTCTGTTGGAGTCGTGGGTTTGATATTTCTGGTGACGTCGCTCTTCTCAAACGTCATTAGTACGCTCTCTCTAGCTGTGACTCCACTAGCAGCTTTGGTTGTGTTCCGTGATAAAATGAGTGGTGTTAAGATTATGGCAATGCTGATCGCTATTTGGGGTTTCGCTTCTTATGTTTACCAGAATCATATTGATGACTTGAAAGTAAGACAAGCACGACAACAAGCTCAAGCCGGGCGGGTAGAACCGCCCTGTTGA
- a CDS encoding Adenine nucleotide alpha hydrolases-like superfamily protein: MPCRSLFISYYQLNLSFSSLTIFTFSSFTPKPLHFLSLSTIVSYYLLLLLLSLFHSLHKKLRAPITIYPPKMQFSRNSILRQLSRKEGWRSASKRWTSGDSSTAFNDDTSGGGYSSMEGLYGVYSGGDTAARSKRVMVVVDESSRSKHAMMWALTHLTNKGDLVTLLHVVSPDDEATPSLAQSLGSLCKACKPEVDVEALVIQGPKLATVLSQVKKLEVSVLVLGQKKSAPLISCLCGPSRSEELVNRCINGADCLTIGVRKQCKGVGGYLINTRWQKNFWLLA; encoded by the exons ATGCCCTGTCGCTCACTCTTTATTAGCTACTACCAattaaatctctctttttcttctcttaccATTTTCACATTTTCGAGTTTTACACCAAAGcctcttcactttctctctctctctactatAGTCTCCTACTACCTACTActacttcttctctctctctttcattcaCTACATAAAAAGCTTCGAGCTCCCATCACTATATACCCTCCAAAGATGCAATTTTCAAGAAACTCAATCCTTAGGCAACTAAGCCGAAAAGAAGGTTGGAGATCGGCTTCTAAAAGGTGGACTTCCGGAGATAGCTCAACAGCCTTCAACGACGACACAAGTGGTGGTGGTTACTCATCAATGGAGGGTCTTTATGGAGTTTACTCCGGTGGAGACACGGCGGCGAGAAGTAAGAGAGTGATGGTTGTAGTTGATGAAAGTTCGAGGTCTAAGCATGCTATGATGTGGGCTTTGACTCATTTGACTAACAAAGGAGATTTAGTGACTCTTCTTCATGTTGTGTCTCCTGATGATGAAGCTACTCCTTCTTTGGCTCAATCTCTTGGTTCTCTTTGCAAAGCTTGTAAACCCGAG GTGGATGTGGAGGCATTGGTGATTCAAGGACCAAAGCTAGCAACAGTGTTAAGCCAAGTAAAGAAACTTGAAGTCTCTGTTCTTGTGTTGGGTCAGAAGAAATCTGCACCACTCATCTCTTG CTTATGTGGACCTAGCAGATCAGAGGAGCTCGTGAATCGTTGCATCAACGGTGCAGATTGTTTAACGATTGGTGTGAGAAAACAATGCAAAGGTGTTGGTGGGTACTTGATCAATACACGATGGCAGAAGAATTTCTGGCTCTTGGCCTAA
- a CDS encoding uncharacterized protein (unknown protein; FUNCTIONS IN: molecular_function unknown; INVOLVED IN: biological_process unknown; LOCATED IN: mitochondrion; EXPRESSED IN: embryo, leaf whorl, flower, seed; EXPRESSED DURING: F mature embryo stage, petal differentiation and expansion stage, E expanded cotyledon stage, D bilateral stage; Has 8 Blast hits to 7 proteins in 3 species: Archae - 0; Bacteria - 0; Metazoa - 0; Fungi - 1; Plants - 7; Viruses - 0; Other Eukaryotes - 0 (source: NCBI BLink).), protein MVIRRIKRFLGLKPGNQRRKQVIRVLTMTEEGEINVLSIKEEGEINVLSTKEEGGAKMEAKYKTKKLWDEIVGVRLYDLLPSVNGEDDIQPNPIRWEKHRDVINNTRLAKRNRETDLGQGEVDSFKLHNSIKFSCGSKMRRRRYNVSTCGGASLAIDDVRDAVRQVSVFQGVVPLGYEQRLGQKPRQEIREELKMQQKGKEENKSRRRQAMAPPVLESIVERGFSILEPESVFYQKKVLAIKGNGAYTFVADSTLGSVQVLKIVGEKLMKTSWNFTVNPSDVSKSGVWRNLTTPEGSEDIVYAAATELYAM, encoded by the exons ATGGTGATTAGGAGAATCAAACGATTTCTCGGCTTAAAACCCGGAAACCAAAGACGGAAACAGGTGATAAGAGTTCTTACCATGACGGAGGAGGGTGAGATAAATGTTCTCTCCATAAAGGAGGAGGGTGAGATAAATGTTCTCTCCACAAAGGAGGAAGGCGGAGCCAAG ATGGAAGCCAAATACAAGACTAAAAAACTTTGGGATGAGATTGTTGGAGTGAGATTGTATGACTTGCTTCCGAGTGTAAACGGTGAAGATGATATCCA ACCAAATCCAATTAGATGGGAGAAGCATCGTGACGTAATCAACAATACTCGGCTGGCcaaaagaaatagagagacaGACCTAGGCCAAG GAGAGGTCGACAGTTTCAAGCTCCACAACAGTATCAAGTTTTCCTGTGGCTCAAAGATGAGGCGTCGGAGGTACAATGTAAGCACATGTGGAGGTGCAAGCCTTGCAATCGACGATGTCCG AGATGCGGTGAGGCAAGTCTCAGTTTTTCAAGGTGTAGTGCCGCTGGGTTATGAGCAGAGATTAGGTCAAAAG CCAAGACAAGAGATCCGAGAGGAGTTGAAGATGCAACAAAAAGGAAAGGAAGAGAACAAGTCTCGACGCCGGCAAGCAATGGCTCCGCCAGTGTTAGAAAGCATTGTTGAAAGAGGTTTTTCGATACTTGAGCCTGAGAGCGTTTTCTA ccaaaaaaaagttcttgcTATCAAAGGTAATGGAGCTTATACTTTTGTTGCTGACTCTACTCTTGGTTCTG tgCAGGTCTTAAAAATAGTCGGAGAGAAGTTAATGAAGACTAGTTGGAACTTCACTGTGAATCCCAGTGATGTTTCAAAGAGTGGAGTATGGAGAAATCTTACAACTCCAGAAGGATCTGAAGATATCGTATATGCAGCTGCAACAGAACTATATGCCATGTAA
- the PUP11 gene encoding purine permease 11, whose protein sequence is MSGNQEPILVKEESVVGIPTPLLKLKSWQWWVLVSVNIFFLIGGQAASVLLGRFYYDEGGNSKWMATLVQTAAFPILYIPLLLLPSSASVESSESSCSLKYIVLIYVLLGVIIAGDNMLYSVGLLYLSASTYSLICATQLAFNAVFSYFINAQKFTALILNSVVLLSFSAALIALNDDADTPSGVSRSKYIVGFVCTLAASALYSLLLSLMQFSFEKILKRETFSVVLEMQIYTSLVATCVSVIGLFASGEWRTLHGEMEGYHKGQASYVLTLVWTAVTWQVCSVGVVGLIFLVTSLFSNVISTLSLAVTPLAALVVFRDKMSGVKIMAMLIAIWGFASYVYQNHIDDLKVRQARQQAQAGRVEPPC, encoded by the exons ATGTCAG GTAATCAAGAACCAATCTTGGTGAAAGAAGAGAGTGTGGTTGGTATACCAACACCACTCTTGAAGCTTAAAAGTTGGCAATGGTGGGTTCTTGTATCCGTTAACATCTTTTTCCTTATTGGTGGTCAAGCTGCTTCGGTTCTTCTTGGTAGGTTTTACTATGATGAAGGTGGAAACAGTAAATGGATGGCAACTCTTGTTCAAACGGCTGCTTTTCCTATACTCTATATCCCGCTTTTGCTACTTCCGTCTTCGGCTAGTGTAGAGTCTTCGGAGAGTTCGTGTTCACTCAAGTACATTGTTTTGATCTATGTTTTGCTCGGTGTGATCATTGCTGGAGATAATATGTTATACTCTGTTGGACTTTTGTACCTCTCTGCATCGACGTATTCGCTCATTTGCGCTACTCAGTTAGCTTTCAACGCGGTGTTCTCTTATTTCATCAATGCTCAGAAGTTCACTGCTTTGATTCTCAACTCCGTTGTTCTCTTGTCGTTCTCCGCTGCTTTGATAGCTCTCAATGATGATGCGGATACTCCTTCTGGTGTCTCCAGGTCTAAGTATATTGTTGGGTTTGTGTGTACACTTGCTGCGTCTGCTCTCTATTCTCTGTTGCTATCTCTTATGCAGTTCTCGTTCGAGAAGATTCTGAAGAGGGAGACGTTTTCTGTGGTTCTTGAAATGCAAATCTACACTTCTTTAGTGGCGACTTGTGTTTCGGTTATAGGGCTTTTTGCTAGCGGGGAATGGAGAACGCTGCATGGGGAAATGGAAGGTTATCATAAAGGGCAAGCCTCTTATGTACTGACCTTGGTCTGGACAGCAGTTACTTGGCAAGTGTGTTCTGTTGGAGTCGTGGGTTTGATATTTCTGGTGACGTCGCTCTTCTCAAACGTCATTAGTACGCTCTCTCTAGCTGTGACTCCACTAGCAGCTTTGGTTGTGTTCCGTGATAAAATGAGTGGTGTTAAGATTATGGCAATGCTGATCGCTATTTGGGGTTTCGCTTCTTATGTTTACCAGAATCATATTGATGACTTGAAAGTAAGACAAGCACGACAACAAGCTCAAGCCGGGCGGGTAGAACCGCCCTGTTGA
- a CDS encoding Adenine nucleotide alpha hydrolases-like superfamily protein (Adenine nucleotide alpha hydrolases-like superfamily protein; FUNCTIONS IN: molecular_function unknown; INVOLVED IN: response to stress; EXPRESSED IN: 22 plant structures; EXPRESSED DURING: 13 growth stages; CONTAINS InterPro DOMAIN/s: UspA (InterPro:IPR006016), Rossmann-like alpha/beta/alpha sandwich fold (InterPro:IPR014729); BEST Arabidopsis thaliana protein match is: Adenine nucleotide alpha hydrolases-like superfamily protein (TAIR:AT1G69080.1); Has 216 Blast hits to 216 proteins in 22 species: Archae - 0; Bacteria - 0; Metazoa - 1; Fungi - 0; Plants - 214; Viruses - 0; Other Eukaryotes - 1 (source: NCBI BLink).): MQFSRNSILRQLSRKEGWRSASKRWTSGDSSTAFNDDTSGGGYSSMEGLYGVYSGGDTAARSKRVMVVVDESSRSKHAMMWALTHLTNKGDLVTLLHVVSPDDEATPSLAQSLGSLCKACKPEVDVEALVIQGPKLATVLSQVKKLEVSVLVLGQKKSAPLISCLCGPSRSEELVNRCINGADCLTIGVRKQCKGVGGYLINTRWQKNFWLLA; the protein is encoded by the exons ATGCAATTTTCAAGAAACTCAATCCTTAGGCAACTAAGCCGAAAAGAAGGTTGGAGATCGGCTTCTAAAAGGTGGACTTCCGGAGATAGCTCAACAGCCTTCAACGACGACACAAGTGGTGGTGGTTACTCATCAATGGAGGGTCTTTATGGAGTTTACTCCGGTGGAGACACGGCGGCGAGAAGTAAGAGAGTGATGGTTGTAGTTGATGAAAGTTCGAGGTCTAAGCATGCTATGATGTGGGCTTTGACTCATTTGACTAACAAAGGAGATTTAGTGACTCTTCTTCATGTTGTGTCTCCTGATGATGAAGCTACTCCTTCTTTGGCTCAATCTCTTGGTTCTCTTTGCAAAGCTTGTAAACCCGAG GTGGATGTGGAGGCATTGGTGATTCAAGGACCAAAGCTAGCAACAGTGTTAAGCCAAGTAAAGAAACTTGAAGTCTCTGTTCTTGTGTTGGGTCAGAAGAAATCTGCACCACTCATCTCTTG CTTATGTGGACCTAGCAGATCAGAGGAGCTCGTGAATCGTTGCATCAACGGTGCAGATTGTTTAACGATTGGTGTGAGAAAACAATGCAAAGGTGTTGGTGGGTACTTGATCAATACACGATGGCAGAAGAATTTCTGGCTCTTGGCCTAA